The following proteins are encoded in a genomic region of Thiomonas sp. X19:
- a CDS encoding SemiSWEET transporter translates to MQISDWSGFTAAALTTASFVPQVWLTLRTRDVSGISIGMYAAFTTGVFLWLIYGIAEGSWPLIAANAITLSLASCVLLLRLRYGHIPRE, encoded by the coding sequence ATGCAAATATCCGACTGGTCGGGCTTTACTGCCGCAGCCTTGACCACAGCCTCCTTCGTCCCGCAGGTCTGGCTGACCCTGCGCACGCGCGACGTTTCCGGCATTTCAATCGGCATGTATGCGGCGTTCACGACTGGTGTGTTCCTCTGGCTGATCTACGGCATCGCCGAAGGTTCCTGGCCACTCATCGCAGCCAATGCCATCACCTTGAGTCTTGCCTCCTGTGTGCTGCTGCTGCGCCTACGCTACGGGCACATCCCGCGCGAGTAG
- a CDS encoding sensor histidine kinase yields MASLPQLDEAAKTEPTPPGRRLRQRSLFGEILDWMLVPLLLVWPLSIGITYLVAQAIASHPFDQGLERRVAVLADLAQRSAVAALPLLRQPGTDTLAGGDAVLMQVRGTHGQLLGGDAALPPPPDAAAPWPDGVHLRDAEVGGQELRIAWRWLAAPAATASSNTNEAKGGASAPAASPTRAADKPALLLVQVAEGLTSRTLLARDIVRGVILPQFVIVPISILLVWFGLGQGIIPLNELQARIRRRQPDDLSPIDQREAPEEITPLVDSINGLLGRLEQSILTQKRFIADAAHQLKTPLAGLRMQAELAARQTDPQELRASLRQISLSVVRTTRLVNQLLLLARAENQGVAAHGALSSVDLRKPVRDAVQELAPMALGKGLELEFDAPDTPLWVRGHALLLHELTKNLVDNAIAYTPRGGSVSVRLKADATNWRVLLSVEDSGLGIALAERELVFRPFYRVLGTGHDGSGLGLSIVQEIARQHSAIVELADNPACTGRDTPGLVVRLHLAAAEPPG; encoded by the coding sequence ATGGCCAGTCTGCCCCAACTCGACGAAGCCGCCAAGACCGAGCCCACGCCACCCGGGCGCCGGTTGCGCCAGCGCTCGCTGTTCGGCGAAATTCTGGACTGGATGCTGGTGCCGCTGCTGCTGGTGTGGCCGCTGTCCATCGGCATCACCTATCTGGTGGCGCAAGCCATCGCCTCCCATCCCTTCGACCAGGGCCTGGAGCGGCGCGTGGCGGTGCTGGCCGACCTGGCGCAGCGCAGCGCCGTCGCCGCCCTCCCCCTGCTGCGCCAGCCGGGGACCGACACCCTGGCCGGTGGCGATGCGGTGCTGATGCAAGTGCGTGGCACCCACGGCCAGCTGCTGGGTGGCGACGCCGCTCTGCCACCGCCGCCCGACGCCGCCGCACCCTGGCCTGACGGCGTGCACCTGCGCGACGCCGAAGTGGGCGGCCAGGAGCTGCGCATCGCCTGGCGCTGGCTGGCCGCACCCGCCGCCACCGCCTCAAGCAACACGAACGAGGCGAAGGGCGGCGCATCCGCTCCCGCCGCTTCGCCCACTCGCGCTGCGGACAAGCCAGCGCTGCTGCTGGTCCAGGTGGCCGAGGGCTTGACAAGCCGCACGCTGCTTGCGCGCGACATCGTCCGCGGGGTCATCCTGCCGCAGTTCGTCATCGTGCCCATCTCCATCCTGCTGGTGTGGTTCGGGCTGGGCCAGGGCATCATTCCGCTGAACGAATTGCAGGCGCGCATTCGCCGCCGCCAGCCCGACGACCTGAGCCCGATCGACCAGCGCGAGGCGCCCGAGGAAATCACCCCGCTGGTGGACTCGATCAACGGCTTGCTCGGCCGGCTGGAGCAATCCATCCTGACGCAAAAGCGCTTCATTGCCGACGCCGCGCACCAGTTGAAAACGCCGCTGGCCGGCTTGCGCATGCAGGCCGAGCTGGCGGCGCGCCAGACCGACCCGCAGGAGCTGCGTGCCAGCCTGCGGCAGATCAGCCTTTCCGTCGTGCGCACCACGCGCCTGGTGAACCAATTGCTGCTGCTGGCGCGCGCCGAGAACCAGGGCGTGGCCGCGCATGGCGCGCTCAGCAGCGTCGACCTGCGCAAGCCGGTGCGCGACGCCGTGCAGGAACTCGCGCCGATGGCGCTCGGCAAGGGGCTGGAGCTGGAGTTCGACGCCCCCGACACGCCGCTGTGGGTGCGCGGCCACGCCCTGCTGCTGCACGAACTGACGAAAAACCTGGTGGACAACGCCATCGCCTACACCCCGCGTGGCGGCAGCGTGTCCGTGCGTCTGAAAGCCGATGCCACCAACTGGCGCGTGCTGTTGAGCGTGGAAGACAGCGGCCTGGGCATCGCTCTGGCCGAACGTGAGCTGGTGTTTCGCCCCTTCTACCGCGTGCTCGGCACCGGCCACGACGGCAGCGGGCTGGGGCTGTCCATCGTGCAGGAAATCGCGCGCCAGCACAGCGCCATCGTCGAGCTGGCCGACAACCCCGCCTGCACCGGACGCGACACGCCCGGACTGGTGGTGCGCCTGCACCTGGCTGCAGCCGAACCTCCGGGCTGA
- a CDS encoding mechanosensitive ion channel family protein: MHKQLVTDAWMWSQAHHPETLAIGLGALALPLFALATRLALRLKPAGGVWQLLLLRTRRALRAVWLLLVLRLDLFLLQQHLPHWAWSATVLRLLFITAVTWLAVRLAQAGGEIVMLRRGGLSLPDDPKLLDTNLQVRGVLTRARVLARVASLLIVLVGLSLALMSIPDVRQLGTSLLASAGIAGVVVGFAARPVLSNLLAGLQIALAEPIRINDVLIVQGEWGRVEEITGTYVVFRIWDERRMILPLQWFIEHPFENWTRTSASLLGTVFLWVDYAMPIDALRAELKRVCAEDPDWDGRLAIIHVTDADAAALQVRFLVSAANSARAWELRCRVREAMVAYMQRAWPGHLPRRRLQWQRDGATHAERPSHPSN; this comes from the coding sequence ATGCACAAACAACTCGTCACCGATGCCTGGATGTGGTCACAAGCCCACCACCCGGAAACACTGGCCATCGGGCTGGGCGCGCTGGCATTGCCGCTGTTCGCGCTGGCGACCCGGCTGGCGCTGCGGCTGAAGCCGGCAGGGGGCGTGTGGCAGCTGTTGCTGCTGCGCACGCGCCGTGCGCTGCGCGCGGTTTGGCTGCTGCTGGTGCTGCGGCTGGACCTGTTTTTGCTGCAGCAACATCTGCCGCACTGGGCCTGGTCGGCCACGGTGCTGCGCCTGCTGTTCATCACTGCGGTCACCTGGCTGGCGGTGCGGCTGGCGCAGGCCGGGGGCGAGATCGTGATGCTGCGCCGTGGCGGCCTGAGCCTGCCCGACGACCCCAAGCTGCTCGACACCAACCTGCAGGTGCGCGGCGTACTCACCCGCGCCCGGGTGCTGGCGCGGGTGGCCAGCCTGCTCATCGTGCTGGTGGGGCTGTCGCTGGCGCTGATGAGCATTCCCGACGTGCGCCAACTCGGCACCAGCCTGCTGGCCTCGGCCGGCATCGCCGGCGTGGTCGTGGGTTTCGCTGCGCGCCCAGTGCTGTCGAATCTGCTGGCCGGCTTGCAGATCGCTCTGGCCGAGCCCATCCGCATCAACGACGTGCTCATCGTGCAGGGCGAATGGGGCCGGGTGGAGGAAATCACCGGCACCTATGTGGTGTTCCGCATCTGGGACGAGCGCCGCATGATCCTGCCGCTGCAATGGTTCATCGAGCACCCGTTCGAGAACTGGACGCGTACCAGTGCCAGCCTGCTGGGCACGGTGTTTCTGTGGGTGGACTACGCCATGCCGATCGACGCCCTGCGTGCCGAACTCAAGCGGGTGTGCGCCGAAGACCCCGACTGGGATGGCCGCCTGGCCATCATCCACGTCACCGATGCCGACGCCGCCGCGCTGCAGGTGCGCTTCCTCGTCAGCGCCGCCAACTCGGCTCGCGCCTGGGAACTGAGATGCCGGGTGCGCGAAGCCATGGTCGCCTACATGCAACGCGCCTGGCCCGGCCACCTGCCGCGCCGCCGCCTGCAATGGCAGCGGGACGGCGCGACACATGCCGAACGCCCCTCCCACCCCTCCAACTGA
- the dacB gene encoding D-alanyl-D-alanine carboxypeptidase/D-alanyl-D-alanine-endopeptidase codes for MVVAHQRRISPDLLLPPMNRTRRLLCSSLAMAAVPVGLAPRAQARVLTRERLPAAVAQALAQARIPASACSFIVQPLGHAEPRLAFNTTQPMNPASLMKLVPTYVALNLLGPAYRWKTPVYTMGPLQGGVLSGDLAFVGSGDPHLMADNLWSLAQRLRDLGLRRIDGNVLIDRSAFDLPPHDRAAFDGDTLAPYNVGPNAFLLNFGAMRLSFQPEPQRGQVGIAVEPPLAGFHVAQRPRLDGVACGAWKDRLRANFEQPLAPAFTGQYSPQCGEQTWNIAALMPADAFVQGILAALFAQVGIAWNGQVVSGRLPPTAALLTAWESEPLAVIVRDINKYSNNVMAQQVFLTLALQTYGPPADFAKAAQAANQWLDAHQLAMPGLVLDNGCGLSRIARISADDINRLLRAAWASAVMPEFIASLPLAGEDGTLKRRYDGRPEAGLIHAKTGSLRNVLSLAGYVQSPTTGRRSTVVALINDPRAAGGWGTIEALLDEALRSA; via the coding sequence ATGGTTGTCGCGCACCAACGACGCATTTCCCCCGACCTGCTGCTGCCGCCGATGAATCGAACCCGCCGTCTTTTGTGCTCCAGCCTGGCCATGGCCGCCGTTCCTGTGGGGCTCGCGCCCCGTGCCCAGGCACGGGTGCTCACGCGGGAGCGGCTGCCCGCGGCAGTTGCCCAGGCTCTGGCCCAGGCCCGCATTCCCGCCTCGGCCTGCAGCTTCATCGTGCAGCCGCTGGGGCATGCCGAGCCCCGGCTCGCTTTCAACACGACGCAGCCGATGAACCCGGCTTCGCTGATGAAGCTGGTGCCCACCTATGTCGCGCTCAACCTGCTGGGGCCCGCCTACCGCTGGAAGACGCCGGTGTACACCATGGGGCCGTTGCAAGGCGGCGTGCTCTCGGGCGACCTGGCCTTTGTCGGCAGCGGCGACCCGCATCTGATGGCCGACAACCTGTGGAGCCTGGCACAGCGCCTGCGCGACCTGGGGCTGCGCCGCATCGACGGCAATGTGCTGATCGACCGCAGCGCTTTCGACCTGCCACCGCACGACCGCGCCGCCTTCGACGGCGACACCCTGGCGCCTTACAACGTCGGCCCCAACGCCTTCCTGCTGAACTTCGGAGCCATGCGCCTGAGCTTCCAACCCGAGCCGCAGCGCGGCCAGGTGGGCATTGCGGTGGAGCCGCCGCTGGCCGGCTTTCATGTGGCGCAGCGCCCGCGGCTCGATGGCGTGGCCTGCGGCGCGTGGAAAGACCGCCTGCGCGCCAACTTCGAGCAGCCGCTGGCCCCCGCCTTCACAGGGCAGTATTCGCCGCAATGCGGGGAGCAGACCTGGAACATTGCCGCGCTCATGCCGGCCGACGCTTTCGTCCAGGGCATCCTCGCCGCCTTGTTCGCGCAGGTGGGCATTGCCTGGAACGGGCAGGTGGTGTCGGGCCGGCTGCCGCCGACCGCCGCCCTGCTCACGGCCTGGGAGTCCGAGCCGCTGGCGGTGATCGTGCGCGACATCAACAAGTACAGCAACAACGTCATGGCGCAGCAGGTGTTCCTCACGCTGGCGCTGCAAACCTATGGGCCGCCAGCCGACTTCGCCAAGGCCGCGCAAGCCGCCAATCAGTGGCTGGATGCGCATCAGCTCGCCATGCCCGGCCTGGTCCTGGACAACGGTTGCGGGCTGTCGCGCATCGCCCGCATTTCCGCCGACGACATCAACCGCCTGCTGCGCGCCGCCTGGGCTTCCGCGGTGATGCCGGAGTTCATCGCCTCGCTGCCGCTGGCGGGCGAGGACGGCACGCTCAAGCGTCGCTACGACGGCCGCCCCGAAGCCGGCCTGATCCACGCCAAGACCGGCAGCCTGCGCAATGTGTTGAGCTTGGCCGGCTACGTGCAATCGCCGACCACCGGCCGTCGCTCCACCGTGGTGGCGCTGATCAACGACCCGCGCGCGGCCGGCGGCTGGGGTACGATCGAAGCGCTGCTGGACGAAGCTCTGCGCAGCGCCTGA
- a CDS encoding NAD(P)H-dependent glycerol-3-phosphate dehydrogenase gives MNEARSGPSQPIAVLGAGAWGTALAAALQRSGSQVTLWARRPDLVHALRTQRSNPGHLPGITLPPGLRATTELAEALAGARLVVLALPSAALRETAQRAAPLLAPDAVVLAACKGFERQCGALPTEVLRDCCDDHALLGVLSGPSFADEVARGLPTRLTLALPALLPSHAQAQRAHAFALGLRQQLARAAIMLELTDDAVAAQVGGALKNLVAIASGMAMAQGLGENARAAIVTLGLDDMRRLTLALGGRSQTLLGSCGVGDLFLTAASAHSRNTRLGLRLGRGDGLDASAASGELAEGAIAALSVQALERRLGLRLRVAACVREVLLQHASAPQALTRLLHDSPAPVLPEPVVSMATPAQRGGRLAKVVRRGAPGHRGLVAAASAVRATVMPRTILATDLDGTFLGGSAAQREALLQWIAAHRSELVLIFVSGRGQAFMQQLATELPVRPDHLIGDVGTSVACGPQYAPLPPLERWLDAAWPADAAARIERQMRAHPQLRPQAVVSGRRRSYLFDDPAQTHGARHDMHGLGFDTLLSDNQYFDVLPRGVQKGPTLLRTLMALGLPAQRTLVAGDTLNDLSMFETGLAGVAVGNREAALDAAIAHHRNVYRSPHPGAASVLDALRRFHQLGNIHGFITGHRLSQAAL, from the coding sequence ATGAACGAGGCCCGCTCGGGCCCATCACAACCCATCGCCGTGCTCGGCGCCGGGGCCTGGGGAACGGCCCTGGCCGCTGCGCTGCAACGCAGCGGCAGCCAGGTCACGCTCTGGGCCAGGCGGCCGGACTTGGTCCACGCGCTGCGGACCCAGCGCAGCAACCCCGGGCATTTGCCCGGCATCACGCTGCCACCGGGCCTGCGCGCCACCACGGAGCTCGCTGAAGCCCTTGCCGGCGCGCGGCTGGTGGTGCTGGCACTGCCTTCGGCGGCGCTGCGCGAAACCGCGCAGCGCGCCGCGCCCCTGCTCGCGCCCGACGCCGTGGTGCTGGCCGCCTGCAAGGGCTTCGAGCGCCAATGCGGTGCGCTGCCCACCGAAGTCTTGCGCGACTGCTGTGACGATCACGCGTTGCTGGGGGTGCTCAGCGGCCCGAGCTTTGCCGACGAAGTGGCGCGCGGCCTGCCCACCCGGCTCACCTTGGCGCTGCCCGCGCTGCTGCCGAGTCATGCGCAAGCGCAGCGCGCCCACGCCTTCGCGCTCGGCCTGCGGCAGCAGCTGGCGCGAGCCGCCATCATGCTGGAGCTGACCGACGACGCGGTTGCGGCGCAAGTCGGCGGGGCGCTGAAGAACCTCGTCGCCATTGCCAGCGGCATGGCCATGGCGCAGGGCTTGGGCGAGAACGCGCGCGCCGCCATCGTCACCCTGGGCCTGGACGATATGCGCCGGCTCACCCTGGCGCTGGGCGGCCGCAGCCAAACCCTGCTGGGCAGCTGCGGCGTGGGCGACTTGTTTCTGACCGCGGCTTCGGCCCACTCGCGTAACACCCGGCTCGGGCTGCGGCTGGGGCGTGGCGATGGCCTGGACGCATCCGCTGCATCGGGCGAGTTGGCCGAGGGCGCCATCGCCGCGCTCTCGGTGCAAGCGCTGGAGCGTCGCCTCGGCCTGCGCCTGCGTGTGGCCGCCTGCGTGCGCGAGGTCCTGCTCCAGCACGCTAGCGCGCCGCAGGCGTTGACGCGTTTGCTGCACGACAGCCCGGCGCCAGTCCTGCCCGAACCCGTGGTATCCATGGCCACGCCGGCCCAGCGCGGCGGCCGCCTGGCCAAGGTGGTGCGCCGTGGTGCGCCTGGCCACCGCGGGCTGGTCGCAGCGGCCAGCGCAGTGAGGGCCACGGTCATGCCGCGCACCATCCTGGCGACCGACCTCGACGGCACCTTTCTCGGCGGCAGCGCGGCGCAGCGCGAGGCGCTGCTGCAGTGGATCGCGGCGCATCGCAGCGAACTGGTGCTGATCTTCGTCAGCGGCCGCGGCCAGGCCTTCATGCAGCAACTGGCGACGGAGTTGCCGGTGCGGCCCGACCACCTCATCGGCGATGTCGGCACCAGCGTGGCTTGCGGTCCGCAGTACGCCCCGCTGCCGCCGCTGGAGCGCTGGCTCGACGCCGCCTGGCCGGCGGACGCGGCGGCGCGCATCGAACGGCAGATGCGGGCGCACCCGCAGTTGCGCCCGCAAGCCGTGGTCAGCGGCCGGCGCCGCTCCTATCTGTTCGACGATCCGGCGCAGACCCACGGCGCGCGACATGACATGCACGGCCTCGGTTTCGACACCCTGCTGTCGGACAACCAGTATTTCGACGTGCTGCCGCGCGGCGTGCAAAAAGGCCCGACCCTGCTGCGCACGCTGATGGCGCTGGGCCTGCCGGCGCAGCGCACGCTGGTGGCCGGCGACACCCTCAACGACCTGTCCATGTTCGAGACGGGCCTGGCCGGCGTCGCCGTCGGCAACCGCGAGGCGGCGCTCGATGCCGCCATCGCACACCACCGCAACGTCTACCGCAGCCCGCATCCGGGCGCGGCCAGCGTACTCGACGCCTTAAGGCGCTTTCATCAACTGGGGAACATCCATGGTTTCATCACTGGTCATCGTCTATCACAGGCAGCCTTATGA
- a CDS encoding response regulator transcription factor, giving the protein MRILIAEDDQVLADGLTRSLRASHYAVDQVGDGAAADSALQTSEFDLLILDLGLPRLSGFEVLRRLRSRGNTLPVLILTAADNVEDKVRGLDLGADDYMAKPFELAELEARVRALTRRGMGGASPTIRHGPLSVDLPGRVVMLDDKVVDLSARELALLEVLLKRTGRLVSKDQLVDHLCVWGEEVSTNAIEVYIHRLRKKIEVGPVHIATVRGLGYCLEKIPGAPQQVA; this is encoded by the coding sequence ATGCGCATTCTGATTGCCGAGGACGATCAAGTCCTGGCCGATGGCCTCACGCGCTCGCTGCGCGCCAGTCACTACGCCGTGGATCAGGTCGGCGACGGCGCCGCCGCCGACTCGGCGCTGCAGACCAGCGAGTTCGATCTGCTCATCCTCGACCTCGGCCTGCCGCGCCTGTCGGGTTTCGAGGTGCTGCGACGGCTGCGCAGCCGCGGCAACACCCTGCCCGTGCTCATCCTCACCGCCGCCGACAACGTGGAGGACAAGGTGCGCGGACTGGACCTGGGGGCCGACGACTACATGGCCAAGCCCTTCGAGCTGGCCGAGCTGGAGGCACGCGTGCGGGCACTGACGCGGCGCGGCATGGGCGGCGCCAGCCCCACCATTCGCCACGGCCCGCTGAGCGTCGACCTGCCCGGACGCGTGGTGATGCTGGACGACAAGGTGGTGGACCTCTCCGCGCGCGAACTCGCCCTGCTCGAAGTGCTGCTCAAACGCACCGGCCGGCTGGTGAGCAAGGACCAGCTGGTGGATCACTTGTGCGTCTGGGGCGAGGAGGTGAGCACCAACGCCATCGAGGTCTACATCCATCGCCTGCGCAAGAAGATCGAGGTCGGTCCGGTGCACATCGCAACCGTCAGAGGCCTGGGCTACTGTCTGGAAAAAATCCCCGGCGCGCCCCAACAGGTCGCCTGA
- the ggpS gene encoding glucosylglycerol-phosphate synthase, with protein MVSSLVIVYHRQPYEEQIEDGKTVLRENTSPNGIVPALKGFIGQVDRASWVAWKKTPAGKPLKFERRISVNDSYGSYEVVRLPLSGEQINQFYAVTSKEALWPILNSFPALYSSENCDWSVFREVNRLFAEAACAEAAPGAVVWVHDYNLWLVPGFVRRMRPDLRIAFFHHTPFPAPDVFNILPWRDEILDSLLSCDLVGFHVPRYARNFAALVQALRKVDALVERRVDPRLQATGTALSEPVTPVSLTVGGRSVRIDAFPIGTHAQLIRETVQKTENLARVAHIRREIPEHTLIVSIGRVDYAKGTRELLLAYERLLRRRPALHGQIKLLITAVAAADGMRVYKRAQQAIEQLVGRINGHFGTLNWLPILLSTTPMPFAETLSYYRAADIAWITPLRDGLNLVAKEFIAAHVNESGVLVLSEFAGAAVELQDAVLVNPYSISQMDSAIDRALDMPREEQHARMRRMDALVGRYDIGHWTRHVLALFAQLRAERPAARAPDRQALRA; from the coding sequence ATGGTTTCATCACTGGTCATCGTCTATCACAGGCAGCCTTATGAGGAGCAGATCGAGGACGGCAAGACCGTGCTGCGCGAGAACACCAGCCCCAACGGCATCGTCCCCGCGCTCAAAGGCTTCATCGGCCAAGTCGATCGTGCCAGCTGGGTTGCCTGGAAAAAAACCCCCGCCGGCAAGCCGCTCAAGTTCGAGCGCCGCATCAGCGTGAACGACAGCTACGGCAGTTACGAGGTGGTTCGCCTGCCCCTGAGCGGGGAGCAGATCAACCAGTTTTATGCCGTCACCTCGAAAGAGGCGCTGTGGCCCATTCTCAACAGCTTTCCTGCGCTCTACTCCAGCGAGAACTGCGACTGGAGCGTCTTCCGCGAAGTCAACCGCCTGTTTGCCGAGGCCGCCTGCGCCGAGGCCGCGCCCGGCGCCGTGGTCTGGGTGCACGACTACAACCTGTGGCTGGTCCCGGGCTTCGTGCGGCGCATGCGGCCGGACCTGCGCATCGCGTTTTTCCATCACACCCCATTCCCCGCGCCGGACGTGTTCAACATCCTGCCATGGCGTGACGAAATTCTCGACAGCCTGTTGAGTTGCGATCTGGTCGGCTTCCATGTGCCGCGCTACGCACGCAATTTCGCCGCGCTGGTGCAGGCGCTGCGCAAGGTGGACGCGCTGGTGGAGCGCCGCGTCGATCCCAGACTGCAGGCCACCGGCACCGCCTTGTCCGAGCCGGTGACGCCGGTGTCGCTGACGGTGGGCGGGCGCAGCGTGCGCATCGACGCCTTCCCCATCGGCACCCATGCGCAACTGATCCGCGAGACGGTGCAAAAGACCGAGAACCTGGCGCGCGTGGCCCATATCCGGCGCGAAATTCCCGAGCACACCCTCATCGTCTCCATCGGCCGTGTGGACTACGCCAAGGGCACGCGCGAATTGCTGCTGGCCTACGAGCGCCTGCTGCGGCGACGCCCGGCGCTGCACGGCCAGATCAAACTGTTGATCACGGCCGTGGCCGCGGCCGACGGCATGCGCGTCTACAAGCGCGCGCAGCAGGCCATCGAACAGCTGGTGGGGCGCATCAACGGCCACTTCGGCACGCTGAACTGGCTGCCCATCCTGCTGTCCACCACGCCCATGCCATTCGCCGAGACGCTGAGCTATTACCGCGCTGCCGACATCGCCTGGATCACGCCGCTGCGCGACGGCCTGAACCTGGTGGCCAAGGAGTTCATCGCCGCGCATGTGAACGAGAGCGGCGTGCTGGTGCTGTCGGAATTCGCCGGCGCCGCGGTGGAGCTGCAGGACGCGGTGCTGGTCAACCCCTACAGCATCAGCCAGATGGACAGCGCCATCGACCGCGCCCTGGACATGCCACGCGAAGAACAACACGCCCGCATGCGACGCATGGACGCGCTGGTGGGGCGCTACGACATCGGCCACTGGACCAGGCATGTGCTGGCGCTGTTCGCGCAGTTGCGCGCCGAGCGCCCTGCAGCGCGCGCACCCGACCGCCAGGCCTTGCGCGCTTGA
- the tsaB gene encoding tRNA (adenosine(37)-N6)-threonylcarbamoyltransferase complex dimerization subunit type 1 TsaB, whose amino-acid sequence MSSALHVLAFDSSTEWLSVALQLGDGAVLASTEPGGARASQRLLPLVQELLAEAGIRLRDIGLIGFGAGPGAFTGLRAACAAAQGLAFGLDIPVVPVHTLLAVAASAEGSAAQAPTLLVANDARMGELYWALAQQGADGGLRLAAPAQVASPQAAALAWVQALGEVPPAGLQLLGHAWAEHGAALAAALPAAWQKQLGAAQTVAPTAAAVARLARAAHVRGESVAAAQALPIYVRNKVALTTEERERARRVEAA is encoded by the coding sequence ATGTCTTCAGCCCTGCATGTGCTCGCTTTCGACTCCAGCACCGAGTGGCTGTCGGTCGCGCTTCAACTGGGCGACGGCGCAGTGCTCGCCAGCACCGAGCCCGGCGGCGCGCGCGCCTCGCAGCGTCTCTTGCCGCTGGTGCAGGAATTGCTGGCCGAGGCCGGCATCCGGTTGCGCGACATCGGGCTGATTGGTTTTGGCGCCGGCCCCGGGGCCTTCACCGGCTTGCGCGCCGCCTGCGCCGCCGCGCAAGGCCTGGCGTTCGGGCTGGACATTCCGGTCGTACCCGTTCACACCCTGCTCGCCGTGGCGGCATCGGCCGAAGGCTCGGCCGCGCAGGCGCCCACCCTTTTGGTGGCGAACGATGCCCGCATGGGCGAACTGTATTGGGCGCTGGCGCAGCAGGGTGCAGACGGCGGCTTGCGCCTGGCCGCCCCGGCGCAAGTCGCATCGCCGCAAGCCGCTGCGCTGGCCTGGGTGCAAGCCTTGGGCGAAGTGCCGCCAGCGGGCTTGCAACTGCTGGGCCATGCCTGGGCCGAACATGGCGCGGCGCTGGCTGCGGCTCTGCCGGCGGCCTGGCAGAAACAGCTGGGTGCGGCCCAGACCGTGGCGCCCACAGCCGCCGCGGTCGCCCGGCTGGCGCGCGCCGCGCATGTGCGTGGGGAGAGCGTCGCCGCCGCGCAGGCCCTGCCCATTTATGTGCGCAACAAGGTGGCGCTGACCACGGAAGAACGCGAGCGCGCCCGCCGGGTCGAGGCGGCATGA
- a CDS encoding DUF481 domain-containing protein, which translates to MSRRRAPYATPPDCRAIASNSNTEFDSVTALTTAIAGALALTPSCTVFHNTQVRLGRREADTDTVIDLVCNFQ; encoded by the coding sequence GTGTCACGTCGCCGCGCGCCGTACGCAACGCCTCCTGATTGCCGCGCCATCGCCAGCAACAGCAATACCGAGTTCGACTCGGTCACAGCACTCACCACCGCCATCGCCGGCGCACTGGCTCTGACGCCATCCTGCACGGTTTTCCACAACACCCAGGTGCGGCTGGGCCGCAGGGAAGCCGACACCGACACGGTCATCGATCTGGTCTGCAACTTCCAGTGA